TCGAGCATGGTGGCGCCGTTCGCGCACAGCGCGGCCACCCGGTCCCCCGGGGAGACACCCCGGGCGGCCAGCGCACCGGCCAACCGACGGGAGCGGTCGGCGAACTCGCGGTAGGTGTGCCGCCGGTCGCCGTCGACCAGGGCGGTGCGGTCGGGGAACACCCGCGCGGAGCGCTCGAGGAAGGCGGTCGGGGTCAGCGGGACGGGGCCGAACGACGCCATCGGGTCTCCTCAGGGCACGGGAGCGGTTGCTCCGGGAGTGGATTGTCGGCACCCGCCCCCGCCGCCGCTCGGTGGGAGCGGTCGCGGAGGTGCGCCGTCCCCGGGGCCGTGGTCACCTGTGGTCCACGCGAGGTGGGAGGAGGGGTCGTGGCACGGGTGCACCTGCTCGCCACCGGCGGCACGATCGCCAGCCGGCGCACCGACGGCGGGCTGTCGGCCACCACGCCGGCGGCGGAGCTGCTGGCCACGGCCGGGGCGCTGCCGGGGATCGAGGTCACCGTCAGCGACCTGACCACGGTGCCGAGCTTCGCGCTCACCGAGGCCGACGTGCGCGCGCTGGTCCGCGCGGTGCGCGAGCAGCTGGCCGACGGTGTGGACGGCGTCGTCGTCACCCACGGCACCGACACGATGGAGGAGTCGGCCCTCCTCGCCGACCTGGTGCACGACGACGACCGACCGGTGGTGTTCACCGGCGCCCAGCGGCCGTTCGACGCCCCGGCCCCTGACGGGCCGGCCAACCTGGCCGACGCGCTGCGGGTGGCCGCCGACCCCGCGGCCCGCGGCCTCGGCGTGCTGCTGGCCTTCGACGGCCTGGCGTTCGCCGCCCGCGGGGTGCGCAAGGTGGACACGCTGCGCAGCGCGGCCTTCGACGCGCCCGGCCGCGGACCGGTGCTGCGGGTCGCCGCGGGCGCCGTCCGCCCCCTGGCCCGCCCCCCGCGGTCGCCCGCCCTGCCGCTGGACCTGGGCGCGGCCCTCCCCCGCGTCGACGTCGTCGCCTGCCACCAGGGCGCGGACGACGCCCTGCTGCGCGCCGCGGTCGCCGCCGGTGCGGCCGGCGTCGTGCTGGAGGCCCTCGGGGTGGGCAACGTCCCACCGCCGGTGGCCGCGGCCGCCGCCGAGCTGGTCGCCGGTGGCACCCCGGTGCTGGTCTGCTCGCGGGTGCCCGCCGGTCCGGTCGCGCCGCTCTACGCCGGCGGCGGGGCGAGCCTGGCCCGCGACGGCGCCCTGTTCGGCGGCGACCTGAGCCCCTGGCAGGGGCGGCTGCTGCTGTCCGCCGCGCTCGCGGTGGACCCGCACGACCCGGCCGGTGTCCTGGCCGGCCACCTCGACCCGGGAGGAGAACGGGCGTGACCAAGGAGGTCTTCGTGTCCTTCGGCGTCGACATCGACGCCGTCGCCGGCTGGCTGGGGTCCTACGGCGGGGAGGACTCCCCCGACGACGTCTCCCGCGGCGTGTTCGCCGGCGAGGTGGGCGTGCCGCGGATCCTGGAGCTGTTCCGCCGCGAGGGGATCACCCAGACCTTCTTCTGGCCGGGGCACTCGATCGAGACGTTCCCCGAGCAGTTCGACGCCTGCGTGGCCGCCGGCCACGAGATCGGCGTGCACGGCTACAGCCACGAGAACCCCATCGCGATGAGCCGCGAGCAGGAGTCCGCGGTGCTCGACCGCTGCATCGACCTGATCGGGGCGCGCGCCGGCCGCCGCCCCACCGGCTACGTCGCGCCGTGGTGGGAGTTCTCCACCGTCACCAACGAGCTGCTCCTCGAACGGGGCATCACCTACGACCACTCGCTCATGCACCGCGACTTCGAGCCGTACTACGTCCGCGTGGGCGACAGCTGGACGAAGATCGACTACTCGCAGCCGGCCGACACCTGGATGCAGCCGCTGGTGCGCGGCCGGGAGACCGAGCTGGTGGAGATCCCGGCGAACTGGTACCTCGACGACCTGCCGCCGATGATGTTCGTCAAGGCCAGCCCGAACAGCCACGGCTTCGTCAACCCGCGGCAGCTCGAGGAGATGTGGCGCGACCAGTTCGACTGGGTGTACCGCGAGCAGGACTACGCGGTGTTCACCATGACCATCCACCCCGACGTCGCCGGCCGCCCGCAGGTGCTCCTCATGCTCGAGCGGCTCATCGCGCACATCAACCGCCACGACGGCGTGCGCTGGGCGACGTTCGACGAGATCGCGCAGGACTTCCTGCGCCGCTCGCCCCGCCCGGCCTGACCCGGTGTGCGGCGCCTGCGGCACCGGCCGCACCGCCCCGCCGTGGGAGGACGTGCTGGCCGGCGCCGGTCCGGCGCAGCGGGCCGCCCGGGCCGCGGCCGCCGGCCGGCTGCTGACCGGGCGGCGGCTGCGGGTCACGCCCTGGCGCGGGGGCTACCTGCTGGCCACGCCGACCGGCCGGGCCCACCCGGTCGGCTCGCTCGGCGAGCTGTGGGCGGCCGCCCGGCCGGCGGCGCCGGCACCGGAGGGACGACGGTGGGCCCGCGCCCCCGTGCCGGCCGGCTGGGACCCGCAGGCGGCGACCGTCTGGCTGGCCGCCGCCGCGCGGGCCGGCGCGGTCACCGCGGCCGAGCTCCCCGGCGGGCTGGTGGAGTTCGCACCGGACGGCACGGCGCGGGCCGCGTCCGCCCCGGACCGGGCGCGGGTCGGCGTCCGCGGGCCGGACCCGGCCGCCGCGCTGGCCGCCCTGCTGACCTTCGCCGCCGGCCCTGAGGACGACGCCCCGCCTGCCCCGCCGTGAGGACGACTGCGTGGGCCGGCACCAGCGCCAGCGGCGGCGACCGCACCGCCGAGACCGTCGACCACGCCGTTCCGGGCGGGCGGTGCTCACTCCCGGTGTCAGGGCTCGTCTGGTCGAGTCTCCTCCGTGTCCGCGGGAATGGCCGCTCGGGGACGCCACCACCCCCGGCTCGCCCCGAAGGCGGCTTCAGGGCCACCTCCTCCCGGGGGAGTGTGCGCTGAGGACCTGCGCTCGAGCGGGAAACCGGGCCTCGGCGCACACCGTTCGGCCGCTCGCCAGGTCCACTCACCTGCTGCTCCGAACGCCTCGACCCGTGGCCTGACGTTCCCGCGGGAACGTCCTCGCAGCTGTCCGTGAGTGGGCCGCTCCGGGACGGTCAGGGGAGTTCCTCGACCGGGCTGCCCACCGCGTCGGGCGCCCAGTCGCCGCCGTCCACCTGCGCCCAGGCCTGCCCCGGTCGCAGCAGCTCCACCCGCGCGCCGCCGTCCACGGTGCGGTGCACGACGCGCCGCTCCCAGCGGTCGCCGGGGCCGTCGTCCCCCGGCGCGCGCACGGTCAGGCCGACGGCGAGCACGCCGTCGTCGGCCGGGACGACCGCGCCGGGGCCGGCCGCCGCGCCGGGTGCGGCCACCGTCCAGACCACCTCGCCGGAGCCGTCCAGCGGGGTCTCGTACGTGCGGTCCCCCGTCCGCAGGTACGCGACCGCCGACGACGCGCCGGCGGGGACGGTCACCCGCAGCCGCAGGGTGACCTGCTCACCGGCGTCCACCCGCAGCGGCTCCACGACCGGTGGGGCCTCGTCGTCCTCCGCCAGCCGGTGCAGGGACCGCTCCGGGAAGCGGGCGGCCACCTCGAGGTCGGCCGCGCCGCGCTCGGCGGCGTAGAGCACCGGCTGGCGCAGCGACGGGTCGTTCTGCAGGAACGGCGTGTCGCTGAGGAACCCGAGGTCGCCGCGCCGCGGCAGGAACAGCACCGCGTCGTCCAGATCGGCGTCCTCGACCACCCGCTGCACCGCGCGGAAGTCCTCGGTCACCGCCCGGTGACCGGCCACCGGACCGGGCACGGCGAGCGCGGTGAGCCCGGCCATCGCCACCACGAGGAGGACGGCGACCGGCCGGCGCCGGCGCGCCACCTGCACCAGGCCCGCCGCGCCGAACACGACCAGCGGGACGACGACCGGCAGCCAGTAGAAGGGCCCGAACAGCGCCAGGCCCTCCCACTGGGTGCCCATCGCCCACGGCCCCCAGAACGGCAGGTAGCCCAGCGGCACGACGACGGCCAGCGCCGCGAGCGGCCGTCGGGCGGCGCCGTCCGTCCGGGCCAGGCCGAGGACGGCCAGCGCGAGGAGCACCAGCCCGCCGGCCACCCAGCCGGGCGTCCCGCGCAGGTTGGCCAGCAGGCCGGCCGCGGCGTCGGCCGGGGTGAACGGGGAGGTGTGCTGTGGGAAGACGCCGCGCTCGCCGAAGCCGAAGGTGTCCTGCGGGCCGGTGACGGTGAACGGCAGCCGGAACGCGCCCCCGACCACCGTCGCGTTGTAGACCAGCGTCAGGGCCAGCACCGGCAGCGCGCCGGCGGCGACCCGGAGCACGAGCCCCGACCGGGACAGCCCGCCCCGCTCGCGGCCCAGCAGGACGGCCAGCCCGAACGGCGCCACGGTCAGCAGCGCGTCGAAGGGCCGGGCGAAGGCGGCGACCGCGGCGACGACGCCGGCTGCGACCAGCCGCGGCGTCGAGCCCAGCCGCGCCCCGGACAGCAGCAGCAGCGCAGCACCCAGCCCCGGCACCAGGGCCGGCAGGTAGGGCAGGTAGGTGCCGCTCTGCACCAAGACGACCGGGGAGAGGGCGAACAGCCCACCGGCGGTGACCGCGGCGACCCGGTCGCGCAGCACCTCGGCGGCCAGCAGCGCGACCAGCACCGCGGCCGCGGCGGCGCTGAGCGCCAGCGCCGCGCGCGGGGAACCGGTGAGCAGGTCGGCGGCCGCGATGACCGCCGGCCACGGCGGTGTGTACTTGAGCACCACCCGGTCGCCCACGACCGCCGAGGCCCACGGCCGGAAGGCGTCGGCCTCGGCGGGCAGGGTGACCGCGCCGGTCTGCAGCAGCTCGGCCATGGCCACGTAGACCGAGTCGTCGCGGTTGAGCGAGTAGAGCGGGAACAGGGCCGCGTTGGTCAGCACGGCCGCCGCGCCGGCGAGCAGGGCCAGGACGGCGAGCGCCGCCCGCCACCTCCCCGTCGTCATCGGTGCCGAGTCTAGGAGAAGGACCTCCTCGCCCCCCGCAGCTCGCAGGCTCGCCGCGGGCCCCTGCGAGGGGGCCGCTCAGTCGTGTGCGGCGGCCGCCACCAGCAGGCCCAGCGTGTTCGTGGCCAGGTGCAGCAGGGCGGGGGCGAGCAGGCTGCCGCTGCGCTCCCGCAGCACGGCGAACAGCACACCGGCGGCCGCGGTGGCCAAGCAGGCGAGCAGGACGGCGACGGCGCGCGCCGCCGGACCATCGGCCAGGTCGTTGGCCGCCAGCGCGCCGAGCGTGGGCCGCACGTGCCACAGTCCGAACACCGCCGCGGACACCCCGATCGCGGCGGCGCGCGGCAGCAGGCGGGCCAGCGCGGCCAGCAGCACCGCGCGGAAGGCGACCTCCTCCCACAGCACGGTGCCCAGCGGGATCCGGACGAGCGCGGCGACGGCGAGCTCGGCCCCGTCGAGGCGGGCCACCCGGCCGTCGGCGAGCAGCGGCCGGAGGGCCGGTACCGCGAGCGCCGTCGCGTAGCCCGCCGCGACCACGGCCGCGCAGGCCCCGCCCCAGCGGGCGCCGGCCGCCAGCCGGCGGCGGGCCAGGCCCAGCTCGGCCCAGGACAGCCCGCTCGCCCGGGCCGCCGCGAGCAGCACGGCGGCCGCCGCCACGTTGGCCACGACGTAGGACCCCGGCCGGCCGGGCAGCCGGTGCACGAGCAGGTTGTTCCAGGCGAGCAGCACCGGCAGCAGGGCCGCGGTGAGGACCAGCACCCGGCGGTGGTCGGCTGCGTCAGCATGCACGGGTGGGGTCTTCCCGGGGACGACGCCGGATCACCTGGGTCGTGGCCGCCCTCGGCTGCGCCGCCGTGGTCGCCGTCGTCGCGGTCGCCGGTGAGCTCTCCGCGGGCGCGCTGCTCGCCGTCACCGCCGCCGGTGCCGCCGTGACCGGCGTCGGACTGGCCCGGCGGGCCGGTGCGGGCGCCCCGCCGGTCGGCCGGCGCGGGCTCCCGTGGCTCGGCTGGCTGGCGGCGGCCCTGGCGTGGGAGCTGGTCACCCTGGCCGACGCCGGCCTGCCGACGCTCAGCGACCTGGCCGACCCGGTGCTGGCCTCCCCGCTCGCGCGCGGCGCCGCGACCCTGGGGTGGCTGGCGGCCGGGGCCTGGCTGGTCACCCGTCCGCGGCGGCCCTCCTGACCGCCGCCGCCGTGGGCTTCGGCGTGCTGCTGGTCACCGCGCTGGTGCTGGAGGCCGCCGCCCGCCGCGGCGCCGGGCCGGCCACGGCGGCGGAGACCCTCGGCGCGGTCCTGCGGACGACGCCGGGCCGGGTGGTCGTGCTGCTCGCCTGGGTGTGGCTCGGCGTGCACTTCCTGGCGCGCTGACGCCCGGTCACCGCCGCGCGGCCCACTCCGCCCGGGTGAGCGCGTACTCGACGTCCCCGTGCTCGGAGCCGTCGATCACCTCCGGCCAGGGCAGGTGCACCGTGCGCACCAGCCGCAGGCCGGTCCTCTCCAGCACCCGCCGGGACGCCGCGTTGACGGTCATCGTGCTCGCGCACACCCGCTGCAGGAGCGGGCCGGCGAAGCCGTCGTCGACCAGCGCCCGCGCACCCTCGGTGGCCAGGCCCCTCCCCCACGCCGCGCGGCGCAGCCGGTAGCCGAGCTCGACCTCGGCGCCGCCGTCGTCCAGCGGCCGGAACGCGAACCAGCCGAGGAAGCGGCCAGTGCCACGGTCCTCCGCCGCCCAGTACCCGGGCCGCCCCGTGGCCGGGTGCCGGTGGAGCAGCCGCGGCAGCACCTCCTCCTCGACGGTCCACCGGGGGGGTCGGGCGCCCGCCGGTGAGGTACCGGGTGACCTCGGGGTCGGCGTCCAGGGCGACCAGGTCGTCGACGTCGGCCGGGGTGACCGCCCGCAGCACCAGCCGCCCGGTCGCCAGGAGGACCTCGCCCCCGCCGGTCAGGGCCGCAGCGCCGCGTGGACCTCCGCGGCGTGGTCGAAGACGGCGAAGTGACCCTCGCCGGGCAGCCAGTGCGGCGTGCAGCGGGGCAGCATCGCGGCCAGCACCCGGCCCAGCGCCACCGGCACCTGCCAGTCCTGCGTGCCGTGCCAGAGGTGCACCTGCTGGCGCACCTCGGCCAGCGGGAACCCCCAGGGGCGGAACAGCAGCGCCCGGTCCTCCGCCACCGGGGCGGTGCCGTTGCGCAGGGCCTCGGTGAACATGTCGACCAGGACGCGCCGGACGCCGGGCCGGCCGAGCACCCGCCGGTCGGCCGCGGCGAGCCGGGTCTGCAGGTAGCCCGGGATCGCCTCCGGGCGCCGCGCGGCCGGGGCGAACACCGGGCGCAGCAGCGAGGCCACCGGGGAGGGCCGGTGCGCCACCGCCCGCATCCGCTTGGGCAGCCACCCCGGCCAGGCCCACGGGACGTCCGGCGGTGGCGCCCCGCCGAGGACGCCGACCCCGACCACCCGGGTGTCGAAGGCGTGCGCGCAGGCAAGCGCGTAGGCCGCGCCGCCGGACAGGCTGAGGACGGCGAACTCCCCGATCCCCAGGGAGTCGACCAGCCGGGCGACGTCGCGGGGCCAGTCGGTCACCCGCCGGCCCGGCTGCGGGTCCGAGCGGCCGAAGCCCGGCCGGTCGGGCACCACGAGGCGCACGCCCCAGCGGGCGTAGTCCGCCGGGTCCTCGACGTGGCGCTCCAGGCGCGAGCTCGGCGAGCCGTGACAGCCGAGCACCGGCCGCCCGGCGGGGTCCCCGTACTCGGCCCAGGCCAGGGTCCGCCCGTCCGGCAGCCGCAGCTCCCCGTCGCGGGGTCCGGCGGACGCTGGGTGACCTGGCTGCTCCGGCATGACCGCCCGCTACCCCGCCCCCGGGCCACCGCACCCGGCCGCCGTCAGAAGTCGTGCGCCTCGTCGTAGCCGAGGTCACCGCCGGTGGCGCCGTCCCCACCGGCCGGCTCTGGCGGGGGTGCGGCCCCCGCGGGCGGCGGGGTGGCCGCGGCCAGGTCGGCGTGCACCTCGTCGTAGCCGTGGTCACCGGACTCGTCGCGCGGAGCGTGCACCGTGTCCGACCTCCTGTCCGCGCCCGCCCGGCGGCGGCGTACGAGCAGCGTCCCACCACCGGCCCCGGGCGGCCTCCCGGACGCTCAGCGGCTGCGGTACAGGCGCGTGGTGACCGGCAGGAACACCGCGGCCAGCCCCGCCGCCACGGCCAGGGAGACGGTGATCGCGGTGCCGTCGGGCGTGCCGGCCATGAGCGAGCGGGCTGCGGTGGTCAGCACGGAGATCGGGTTGACGTCGACGAAGGCACGCAGCGGCCCGGGCAGCGTGGCCGGGTCGACGAAGACGTTGGACAGGAAGGTCAGCGGGAACAGCACCATGAACCCGCCGTTGAGGACCGCGCTGGGCGAGCGCAGCACCAGGCCGACCGCGGAGTACACCCAGGACAGCCCGAAGGAGAAGACGACGACCAGCGCGAGCGCCGCCACGGCGCCGACCGCCCCGCCCTGCGGCCGGTAGCCCAGCACCACGCCGAACACCAGGATCACCGTGCCGGCGATCACGTACCGGACGCTGTCGCCGAGCAGCGCCCCGAGCAGCGGCGCCGGCCGCCAGATCGGCA
This window of the Geodermatophilus sp. DSM 44513 genome carries:
- a CDS encoding GNAT family N-acetyltransferase, whose product is MLPRLLHRHPATGRPGYWAAEDRGTGRFLGWFAFRPLDDGGAEVELGYRLRRAAWGRGLATEGARALVDDGFAGPLLQRVCASTMTVNAASRRVLERTGLRLVRTVHLPWPEVIDGSEHGDVEYALTRAEWAARR
- a CDS encoding polysaccharide deacetylase; the encoded protein is MTKEVFVSFGVDIDAVAGWLGSYGGEDSPDDVSRGVFAGEVGVPRILELFRREGITQTFFWPGHSIETFPEQFDACVAAGHEIGVHGYSHENPIAMSREQESAVLDRCIDLIGARAGRRPTGYVAPWWEFSTVTNELLLERGITYDHSLMHRDFEPYYVRVGDSWTKIDYSQPADTWMQPLVRGRETELVEIPANWYLDDLPPMMFVKASPNSHGFVNPRQLEEMWRDQFDWVYREQDYAVFTMTIHPDVAGRPQVLLMLERLIAHINRHDGVRWATFDEIAQDFLRRSPRPA
- a CDS encoding alpha/beta fold hydrolase, whose product is MPEQPGHPASAGPRDGELRLPDGRTLAWAEYGDPAGRPVLGCHGSPSSRLERHVEDPADYARWGVRLVVPDRPGFGRSDPQPGRRVTDWPRDVARLVDSLGIGEFAVLSLSGGAAYALACAHAFDTRVVGVGVLGGAPPPDVPWAWPGWLPKRMRAVAHRPSPVASLLRPVFAPAARRPEAIPGYLQTRLAAADRRVLGRPGVRRVLVDMFTEALRNGTAPVAEDRALLFRPWGFPLAEVRQQVHLWHGTQDWQVPVALGRVLAAMLPRCTPHWLPGEGHFAVFDHAAEVHAALRP
- a CDS encoding DUF6186 family protein, which codes for MGFGVLLVTALVLEAAARRGAGPATAAETLGAVLRTTPGRVVVLLAWVWLGVHFLAR
- a CDS encoding type II CAAX prenyl endopeptidase Rce1 family protein — encoded protein: MHADAADHRRVLVLTAALLPVLLAWNNLLVHRLPGRPGSYVVANVAAAAVLLAAARASGLSWAELGLARRRLAAGARWGGACAAVVAAGYATALAVPALRPLLADGRVARLDGAELAVAALVRIPLGTVLWEEVAFRAVLLAALARLLPRAAAIGVSAAVFGLWHVRPTLGALAANDLADGPAARAVAVLLACLATAAAGVLFAVLRERSGSLLAPALLHLATNTLGLLVAAAAHD
- a CDS encoding ABC transporter permease; protein product: MTATAPATDTDTAAVRRAIASTARPPRPGPLSTALTFGWRGMLKVKHVPEQLIDVTITPVLFVLMFTYLFGGALAGSTDAYLQYLLPGILVQSVVFTTVYSGVALNTDLTKGVVDRFRSLPIWRPAPLLGALLGDSVRYVIAGTVILVFGVVLGYRPQGGAVGAVAALALVVVFSFGLSWVYSAVGLVLRSPSAVLNGGFMVLFPLTFLSNVFVDPATLPGPLRAFVDVNPISVLTTAARSLMAGTPDGTAITVSLAVAAGLAAVFLPVTTRLYRSR
- a CDS encoding asparaginase; its protein translation is MARVHLLATGGTIASRRTDGGLSATTPAAELLATAGALPGIEVTVSDLTTVPSFALTEADVRALVRAVREQLADGVDGVVVTHGTDTMEESALLADLVHDDDRPVVFTGAQRPFDAPAPDGPANLADALRVAADPAARGLGVLLAFDGLAFAARGVRKVDTLRSAAFDAPGRGPVLRVAAGAVRPLARPPRSPALPLDLGAALPRVDVVACHQGADDALLRAAVAAGAAGVVLEALGVGNVPPPVAAAAAELVAGGTPVLVCSRVPAGPVAPLYAGGGASLARDGALFGGDLSPWQGRLLLSAALAVDPHDPAGVLAGHLDPGGERA